In the Muricauda sp. MAR_2010_75 genome, one interval contains:
- a CDS encoding Sb-PDE family phosphodiesterase, producing MKFQPFLLLFFASTLIFAQEHSHISSRAITFPDVPGYKTLKTDLHQHTVFSDGNVWPTIRVMEALRDNLDVISLTEHLEYQPHAADIPHPDRNRSFNLALAEAKDHDLLIVHGSEITRSAPMGHNNAVFIQDANKLLNEKAEPVFAEAKKQGGFIFWNHPAWYAQSPKGTPILSDFQKERIKNGELHGIEVINTGDYAEESLAIALENNLTIMGTSDIHGLIDWDYVEKGHDRPITLVFAKEKTEASLKEALFAGRTVAVFNSLLVGKEENILPLIKACIEIEDVSYIDRTSILKITLKNVSSSDLIFENQMPYTFYSSSPVFTVPAEGTKTLQIKTLESVTSFNLTLKALGAYVAPKVHPIVSWEIAIE from the coding sequence ATGAAATTCCAACCGTTTTTACTGCTGTTTTTTGCCTCAACTCTTATTTTTGCCCAAGAGCATTCCCATATCAGTTCCAGGGCCATAACCTTTCCCGATGTTCCCGGTTACAAAACGCTAAAGACCGATTTACACCAACACACCGTTTTTTCGGACGGAAATGTTTGGCCCACCATTCGGGTGATGGAAGCGTTACGGGACAATTTGGATGTGATTTCGCTTACCGAACATTTGGAATATCAGCCCCATGCAGCGGATATCCCCCACCCAGATAGAAATCGTTCTTTTAATTTGGCCTTGGCCGAAGCCAAAGACCATGACCTATTGATTGTCCATGGTTCCGAAATAACACGGAGTGCCCCCATGGGCCATAATAATGCAGTTTTTATTCAGGATGCCAACAAATTATTGAACGAAAAAGCGGAACCCGTTTTTGCCGAAGCCAAAAAACAAGGCGGTTTTATTTTTTGGAACCATCCTGCTTGGTATGCCCAATCGCCCAAGGGAACTCCTATTTTGAGTGATTTTCAAAAGGAGCGCATTAAAAATGGGGAACTGCATGGCATTGAGGTCATCAATACAGGGGATTATGCGGAAGAATCGCTGGCCATTGCCTTGGAAAACAACCTCACCATTATGGGTACCAGTGACATTCATGGATTAATTGATTGGGACTATGTGGAGAAAGGACATGACCGGCCCATTACCTTGGTCTTTGCCAAAGAAAAAACCGAAGCAAGCCTAAAGGAAGCTTTGTTCGCTGGGCGAACCGTGGCTGTTTTCAACTCGCTTTTAGTGGGGAAAGAAGAAAATATATTGCCCTTGATCAAAGCCTGCATAGAAATTGAAGACGTATCGTATATTGACAGAACCTCCATTTTAAAAATAACACTCAAAAATGTATCGAGCAGTGATTTGATCTTTGAGAACCAGATGCCCTACACTTTCTATTCCAGTTCCCCTGTTTTTACGGTCCCTGCCGAAGGCACAAAAACGCTACAAATAAAAACTTTGGAATCTGTAACATCGTTCAACCTAACCCTAAAGGCATTGGGTGCTTATGTTGCTCCAAAGGTCCACCCCATTGTTTCATGGGAAATTGCAATTGAATAA